In Deinococcus proteolyticus MRP, a single genomic region encodes these proteins:
- a CDS encoding DUF4129 domain-containing protein: MTKSAPAAAGPTRHWRTVAFAALPLVLAGMLPLPALLGLMAVFALTAREELLPLRPQLSLLVLAVNLLVTLWLAVQAGDQRSMVGAFFVGLVQMLAAWLAVQAAERAEDARGRGWLWLLPAFVLAPHPLGLLSQGAAALLRRSADDRALPSRWQSPEDGQGAGYEQRPEHVRARWLWLPVAAVLALLAGLLLPRASLWEQAVAYMSVTEQVTVVDNSARPAAPEAPTSGAPGQAEPPVPPLDSPAPGFNHNLSRAALGYLDLISVGVMLAFILYALTQLRRQLRRPGAPPNWRQVWPLLALLALPLSLLAVILAAQFQALDVTVVDGQHPPALLPPANPLVAAAQRVTQALAGTPLGNPNLYDVLFLLLGSLFLLALLAWVWQLLTARSRPTFAYEDTREAGPVVTSAPAPDLAPLHRVRAAYARTEAHLAGLGLTRQDSETPAEYLRRAASRWPNLSAPLAALGQAYAPVRYGGGVSDTQADTAEAAAGAIVGHTTP; this comes from the coding sequence ATGACAAAGTCCGCGCCGGCTGCTGCCGGGCCGACCAGGCACTGGCGCACAGTGGCGTTCGCTGCGCTGCCCCTGGTCCTGGCCGGCATGCTGCCCCTGCCGGCGCTGCTGGGATTGATGGCCGTGTTCGCCCTGACTGCCCGCGAAGAGCTGCTGCCCCTGCGGCCGCAGCTCAGCCTGCTGGTGCTGGCGGTCAACCTGCTGGTCACGCTCTGGCTGGCGGTTCAGGCGGGCGACCAGCGCTCTATGGTGGGTGCCTTCTTCGTGGGGTTGGTGCAGATGCTGGCAGCATGGCTGGCCGTACAGGCTGCCGAGCGGGCCGAGGACGCTCGCGGGCGGGGTTGGCTATGGTTGCTTCCCGCTTTTGTCCTGGCCCCGCATCCACTGGGGCTGCTGAGCCAGGGGGCGGCCGCGCTGCTGCGCCGGAGTGCTGACGACCGCGCCCTCCCCAGTCGCTGGCAGAGTCCGGAAGATGGGCAGGGTGCAGGATATGAGCAGCGTCCGGAGCACGTGCGGGCGCGCTGGCTCTGGCTGCCTGTTGCCGCTGTGCTGGCCTTGTTGGCTGGTCTGCTGCTGCCCCGCGCCTCGCTGTGGGAACAGGCGGTGGCCTACATGAGCGTGACCGAGCAGGTGACGGTGGTGGACAACTCGGCGCGCCCCGCTGCTCCGGAGGCCCCCACTTCAGGTGCGCCGGGTCAGGCCGAGCCGCCGGTCCCTCCGCTGGACAGTCCCGCGCCCGGTTTCAACCACAACCTCAGCCGCGCCGCACTGGGCTACCTGGACCTGATTTCGGTGGGGGTGATGCTGGCCTTTATCCTCTATGCCCTGACCCAGCTTCGCCGGCAACTGCGCCGCCCCGGCGCGCCTCCGAACTGGCGGCAGGTCTGGCCCCTGCTGGCGCTGCTGGCCCTGCCGCTCAGCCTACTGGCCGTGATTCTGGCCGCGCAGTTCCAGGCGCTGGACGTGACCGTGGTTGATGGACAGCACCCCCCAGCCCTGCTCCCGCCTGCAAACCCACTAGTGGCGGCGGCGCAGCGCGTGACCCAGGCCCTGGCCGGCACGCCGCTGGGCAACCCCAACCTCTACGACGTGCTGTTTCTGCTGCTGGGCAGCCTCTTTCTGTTGGCCCTGCTGGCCTGGGTCTGGCAGCTGCTGACCGCCCGCTCACGGCCCACCTTCGCCTATGAGGACACCCGTGAAGCCGGGCCGGTTGTGACCTCCGCACCTGCGCCCGACCTCGCTCCGCTGCACCGCGTCCGCGCTGCTTACGCCCGCACCGAAGCCCATCTCGCGGGGTTGGGGCTGACCCGTCAGGACTCTGAAACGCCCGCCGAGTATCTGCGCCGTGCTGCTTCGCGGTGGCCCAACCTCTCCGCGCCACTGGCCGCGCTGGGCCAGGCTTACGCGCCCGTGCGCTACGGCGGCGGGGTCAGTGACACTCAAGCTGACACAGCCGAGGCGGCAGCAGGCGCTATCGTGGGCCACACGACCCCCTAG